Proteins encoded by one window of Dreissena polymorpha isolate Duluth1 chromosome 11, UMN_Dpol_1.0, whole genome shotgun sequence:
- the LOC127850289 gene encoding uncharacterized protein LOC127850289 isoform X14, whose translation MLTRCMCQCTYIHKIPSNKLIQMVFTNIGIGAGWSHPIYLHGHSFYVMKMGLGSYNPSNGLLVAPTTDIVCTDKFEFCSTMRWNDASWDTGNVPGMNDDLPKKDTFIVPPGVYVVVRFISDNPGMWFLHCHIDLHNTNGMVMVIDEGDKKPATPKGFPTCRNFEFSGLVSDISSANRCYAFAIQSLVITVLHGFFIVL comes from the exons ATGCTCACGCGATGTATGTGtcaatgcacatacatacacaaaATTCCTTCCAACAAACTCATTCAAATGGTGTTCACCAATATCGGCATCGGAGCTGGCTGGTCCCACCCAATCTATCTACACGGTCACTCGTTCTACGTCATGAAGATGGGCCTGGGATCATACAACCCTTCGAACGGTCTTCTTGTTGCTCCGACTACAGACATTGTTTGCACTGACAAATTCGAGTTCTGCAGCACCATGCGATGGAACGATGCATCTTGGGATACCGGAAATGTTCCTGGAATGAACGATGATCTGCCGAAGAAGGACACTTTTATAGTGCCACCTG GTGTCTATGTGGTGGTGCGTTTTATATCCGACAACCCCGGTATGTGGTTTCTGCATTGTCACATCGACTTGCACAACACCAACGGAATGGTGATGGTCATAGACGAGGGGGACAAAAAACCGGCTACGCCCAAAGGATTTCCAACATGTCGGAATTTCGAATTCAGTG gACTGGTTTCCGACATAAGCTCTGCAAATCGGTGTTATGCCTTCGCGATCCAATCTCTCGTTATTACCGTTTTGCATGGATTTTTCATCGTGCTGTAG